CCGTCCGACGGCGAACCGGTCGACCTCGTCGAACAGATCGTCGACTGCGCGGCAGGCTTCGTCGTACGCGGCGTTGACGTCGTTCGTAATCGTTGAGTGGGCGATGATTTTCGCCGTCTTGTCGACGTTGTCGAAGGCGATCAGGCGGTCGTAGAGCCCGAAGTGGACGTCGGGCAGATGACGATCGTCCGCCGGTCCGCCGGACGGGCCGCCGAGCTTGTGGGGCGGCTCGTGATAGCGGACGAGGTCGTACCCCGCGTAGCCGACGATGCCGCCGGTGAGACTCGGCAAATCCGCATCGGCCGCGTAGGCGACGTCGCCAAGCAGTGACCGGAGCGACGCGAGCGGATCGCCTGAACCGTCCGACGTGAACGTCTCGACAGGGTTCGCCCCAATGAAGCTGTAGCGGCCGATTCGCTCGCCGCCGACGACGCTTTCGAGCAGGAACGCATTGTCGACGGAGTCGCCTTGCGTCAGCGCGAGGTAGCCGCGGACAGGCGAGATCTTGTCAGCCAACAGCTGCCTGTAGACCGGCACGCGCAGCGGCCTTCGCGCATCGCGGCGTGCGATGGCATGAAAGGTCTCGCGATCCGGAAAGTACCGAGGCATGCTCCGTCGACCGTACACCCGAAGGCAGATGCGTCGATCCGTCCTCGCAACGCGTCCCCCGAAGCCGTGGTTTGAGCGAAGCGATCACCCGGATCGACACCTTGATGGATCACGCTCAACGTTCCGGGGGATCGCTTCGCTCACCCCTCGGCTTCAGTTGTTCAGTTGAAGCTCGTTCGAACTGTCGGAAAGTTCGGTAGCTGCAGCTTCAAGATCTTCGTGACCGCTGACGGTCACGTTGGTTGCGAGGTCTCGTCGGACCTGGTGGTCGAGGCTCTTCTTCGAGGCTTCGGCAAGTGCCTCGCGAACACGCTCGAGCGGCTCGTCGGGCACCGCGATGTGACAAACTGGCTCGCCCGGCTTGACGATCGGAAGCGTCGTCATGCCCAGCACGATGCCGTCGGCAGGCGAGACGAGCGTGTTCTGGCTCTCGCCAAACACCGACAGATTGGTGCTGATCGGCTGGTCCTTCTCGACCAGCTCGCCGGGCGTGACGTGGAACCGCAGCAGCCCGCCCTGCTCGGCACGGACCCATGTCGTCCGGCCGACGTGAGCAAGGTAAGGCGGCGAAGTCGGCTCGTCGTCGGTCATGCCGAGCACGGCCAACGTGTTGAGCACGCCGCGAACCCCAATCTCCAGCACCGTCGGCTCGATCTTGCTGACCTCGCCGGCTTCCAGAATCACCGTTGGCACGCCCGCCTCAACCGCCGACCGTCGCAGCGAGCCCTCGGGCCCGGTGCCGTCGACCATCAGCTCGCACCCGAACGCCTCCGCCAGCTCCCGGCAGCCCGGGTTCGACAGGTCGGCACGGACGTTGGGAAAGTTCGTTCGCCCCGTCGCCGCCGAATGGAGGTCGAGGCCGAAGTCGCACTTGGTGACGATCTCTTCAAACAGGAGGCTGGCCACGCGGCTCGACAACGACCCCGTCGCCCCGCCCGGGAAGCAGCGGTTGAGGTCGCGGCGGTCCGGCATGTAACGGCTCTGTGTCTCGAACCCGAAGACGTCCACCACCGGCACGAGGATGAGCGTCCCCCGCCGAATCGTCGGCCGACGCGCGTACATCAGGTCGTGGATGATGCCCGTGCCGTTGATCTCGTCGCCATGCACAGCCGCAGTGACGAAGAGCGTTTTACCCTCCTCCTCACCACGGATCACCCGCACGGGCATGCCGAGCGAGTCTCCTGTGAACGTCTGCGTGACCGGCAGTCGGAGGTCGACGGTCTCGCCGACGCTGATGTCATGGCCAGCGATGCTCAGGTCCGGCATCCCGCACGCTAGCCGGACAGAGCACCACGCAAGTCAGGTCGCAATGTCGTCGCCGTCCGATTGGTAGCGTCGCAGGTCGAGAGGCCCGCCCCACCAGACGTTAACGCCGACGAGGGCGAGCAACCCGACGAGAATGAACACGTAACGGAGCCACTCCGCTGGAAGACCGTTGTACTCGTCGTCGCGGCCGAGAAGCAGAGCGAGGCCTCCGAACGCGATGAAGAGCCACGTGACAACACGTCTGACTCGCTGGCGATCGTCGACCGTGCTCGGCTCCTTGAGAATCATGGCCCTCAATCCTTCGGCGGTTCCTTGGCGCCGAGCCAGGGCATCATCTTGCGGACGCGCTTGCCGGTTTGCTCGACGCTCGACTCGAGGTCCTTCTCGTAGAGCCGCTTGAACTCGGGCATGCCGGCCTCGTATTCGGCACGCCACTCCTTGGCGAACTGACCGGACTGGATCTCGGTGAGGATTTCCTTCATGCGGGCCTTGGCGGACTCGTCGACGACGCGGGGGCCGCGGGTGAGGTCGCCGTACTCGGCGGTATTGCTGACGCTGTACCGCATGTAATCCAGGCCGCCCTGGAAAATCAGGTCGGTGATTAGCTTCACCTCGTGGACACACTCGAAGTAGGCCATCTCCGGCGGGTAGCCGGCTTCGGTGAGCGTCTCGTAACCGGCCTTGATGAGGGCGGCCAGGCCACCGCACAGCACGGCCTGTTCGCCGAAGAGGTCGGTCTCGCACTCGTCCTTGAACGACGTCTCGAAGATGCCGCTGCGGCCGCCGCCGACGCCGTTGGCCCAGGCGAGGGCGATGCCGCGGGCATTGCCGGTCGCGTCCTGGTGGACAGCGAATAGGCACGGCACGCCGCCGCCCTGCTCGAACTGGCTGCGGACGAGGTGGCCCGGGCCCTTGGGGGCGACCATGACGACGTCGACGTCGCTAGGCACTTCAATCGTCTTGAAATGGACGTTGAAGCCGTGCGTGAACCCCAGCACCTTGCCGGCCGACAGGTTCGGCTGGATGTCCTTCTCGTAGACGGCCGGCTGCACTTCGTCAGGCAGTGCCACGATGATGAGATCCGCCTGTTTGAC
Above is a genomic segment from Planctomycetota bacterium containing:
- a CDS encoding anthranilate synthase component I — encoded protein: MPRYFPDRETFHAIARRDARRPLRVPVYRQLLADKISPVRGYLALTQGDSVDNAFLLESVVGGERIGRYSFIGANPVETFTSDGSGDPLASLRSLLGDVAYAADADLPSLTGGIVGYAGYDLVRYHEPPHKLGGPSGGPADDRHLPDVHFGLYDRLIAFDNVDKTAKIIAHSTITNDVNAAYDEACRAVDDLFDEVDRFAVGR
- a CDS encoding succinylglutamate desuccinylase/aspartoacylase family protein, which produces MPDLSIAGHDISVGETVDLRLPVTQTFTGDSLGMPVRVIRGEEEGKTLFVTAAVHGDEINGTGIIHDLMYARRPTIRRGTLILVPVVDVFGFETQSRYMPDRRDLNRCFPGGATGSLSSRVASLLFEEIVTKCDFGLDLHSAATGRTNFPNVRADLSNPGCRELAEAFGCELMVDGTGPEGSLRRSAVEAGVPTVILEAGEVSKIEPTVLEIGVRGVLNTLAVLGMTDDEPTSPPYLAHVGRTTWVRAEQGGLLRFHVTPGELVEKDQPISTNLSVFGESQNTLVSPADGIVLGMTTLPIVKPGEPVCHIAVPDEPLERVREALAEASKKSLDHQVRRDLATNVTVSGHEDLEAAATELSDSSNELQLNN
- the ilvC gene encoding ketol-acid reductoisomerase; this encodes MKMLYADDAPMTPLDGKTVAILGFGSQGHAHAQNLRESGVNVIVANRPESANGRLAKEKGFDPMPVADAVKQADLIIVALPDEVQPAVYEKDIQPNLSAGKVLGFTHGFNVHFKTIEVPSDVDVVMVAPKGPGHLVRSQFEQGGGVPCLFAVHQDATGNARGIALAWANGVGGGRSGIFETSFKDECETDLFGEQAVLCGGLAALIKAGYETLTEAGYPPEMAYFECVHEVKLITDLIFQGGLDYMRYSVSNTAEYGDLTRGPRVVDESAKARMKEILTEIQSGQFAKEWRAEYEAGMPEFKRLYEKDLESSVEQTGKRVRKMMPWLGAKEPPKD